The Caulifigura coniformis genome includes a region encoding these proteins:
- a CDS encoding secretin N-terminal domain-containing protein, translated as MKLTMIPLFVLALLISALRADETKTPVSTDVAPQTSTEPPAAQHAESRDDHWLTSISEGQVRAKETGRPLLIFWRTGETEAGGQMGRNLYSGMIRNVLRNVFVSVDADPGSETVPSTQLKITADPTVVVTDADLKELHRFEGLRSPEEIVAELYVAGSKLSPPRFTASTPLGMKSFYVKRESVTGLQKGDLADVALTYELQSTSGRELKSQLILERVPVADVVHGAPNDESPVKEGVRLLLTPAKADAMESVLNRSQISLTYRSPDQLARLKEEDFEARIAEVRKAAPLEESGESTDQQKAQPSVTENAGDAETPRPLRFVHYVSHGQRAMPVFTTLMEELAKQDVALGVGHPGEPPADQLRIEVTVDESGDWKGPVSGLLKEISELPVQRLALSCGPAQGKGETRVTLRWGEEAPKADVTAVRDLMQRQSRILVAFTGPVEVAPLPGAPAERGGLKIVRLSHAKAPAMAVLLSQVVMGPGFTAVADERTNSVVLKSHDAESLDAAEALLAKLDDAGPSPGKTTDLMAMGMGMGSEGDMSMGMGAPPRKAVSQLQKEYADREAAAAKLANELRGLQASSERGQPAEVRELSSDEFYAQAGSSLEGFIEKLHQTKLGRKPRQEEQAYWQGVLTTNGYDRVGLVRQFLDSVAPGKLDAEAGKGDPKQAALRKQLKDAVKKSFEARQAMLAAELEAMQAKLAVTRQSLEARNRISGEIVARRVEDLLNPALKWDEPQPASESYAASPQPAVSGPGRLPVDPNAPTGVRKLPSLATSGPQSRGPAGRSDASLQPAAALPYPPAASEAIPTPRLTGIWESHVEGMGMMGGMGGIPPYRGAGMSMMLAGEMSGAPRPRLVIEGEIAALYEKNERRRLWRMSVGRPGQIWTPITFTPLDELPAMQGSYATKDQVLTVVTATDEGPEIVSYHRSIAAVPPDWAKQMQADAGDKLRAAEDQFHPAARIDLSNAASAGGQDVLSKVAGLWTKLGNLGTDPAGMGMGGNPELGNAPQEYLVIHAHGAAVYEKNQRKQLWTISIDNSDETQARLTFRPVGGGVGMQGTYALKGGALSVVSVGEEGPKIVQYRRILPVTPPEWAAEISKLLPNRNLDLLRGVSSGEMRPGFTPAERDAKPRAASGQTTPSDQFLRDDVQYFPPAPLQRTAPKEDAVSDEFRQRNPGPRAERQPSDYLELLDRHHAALADYDKQLQNVGNDHPQTQQAQGGKARTLRSIDVIEIEFEAELDAAAGEVEVKQVELKAAKASLDRERKLFESNATTQTKVRQQESAARLAEARLKAAETRLRLFLSTREKLFPDKPDGPIAPTDPGTSPPVPPAAAPQPVPAQPGPAPAAPAASPSAPKTPAPMAPSTIPGPNA; from the coding sequence ATGAAGCTCACAATGATCCCGCTGTTCGTACTGGCGTTGCTGATCAGCGCACTACGGGCCGATGAGACCAAGACTCCCGTCAGCACCGACGTCGCTCCGCAAACATCGACCGAACCGCCGGCCGCTCAGCACGCCGAGTCGCGGGATGACCATTGGCTGACCTCAATCTCGGAGGGCCAGGTCCGCGCGAAAGAGACTGGCCGCCCGCTGCTCATCTTCTGGCGCACCGGCGAAACCGAAGCCGGCGGGCAGATGGGGCGAAACCTGTATTCGGGAATGATCAGAAACGTGCTTCGGAATGTCTTCGTTTCTGTGGACGCCGATCCTGGCAGCGAAACGGTCCCGTCGACGCAGCTCAAGATCACGGCAGATCCGACGGTGGTAGTCACTGACGCCGATCTCAAGGAGCTTCATCGTTTCGAAGGTCTGCGGAGCCCCGAGGAGATCGTCGCCGAGCTGTACGTTGCTGGCTCGAAGCTGTCGCCGCCACGATTCACGGCTTCGACGCCGCTGGGAATGAAGAGCTTCTATGTGAAGCGGGAATCGGTGACTGGACTGCAGAAAGGAGATCTGGCGGACGTGGCGCTGACATACGAACTGCAGTCCACGTCTGGTCGTGAGCTCAAATCCCAACTGATCCTCGAACGGGTGCCTGTTGCGGATGTCGTTCACGGCGCTCCGAACGACGAGTCGCCGGTGAAGGAAGGCGTTCGGTTGCTGCTGACACCAGCGAAGGCAGACGCGATGGAGTCTGTCCTCAACCGCTCGCAGATCTCCCTCACATATCGATCGCCGGACCAATTGGCGCGGTTGAAGGAAGAGGATTTCGAGGCGCGAATCGCGGAAGTTCGGAAAGCCGCGCCGCTCGAGGAGAGTGGCGAATCAACAGACCAGCAGAAGGCTCAGCCGTCCGTCACTGAAAACGCAGGCGATGCGGAGACACCTCGGCCTCTGCGATTCGTCCACTATGTGTCGCACGGGCAACGAGCCATGCCAGTGTTCACGACATTGATGGAGGAACTGGCAAAGCAAGACGTTGCTCTGGGAGTCGGCCATCCTGGTGAGCCGCCGGCCGATCAACTTCGGATTGAAGTGACTGTCGACGAATCCGGCGATTGGAAAGGGCCGGTGAGCGGTCTGCTCAAAGAGATCAGTGAACTGCCGGTGCAACGGCTGGCCCTATCGTGTGGTCCGGCCCAGGGGAAAGGTGAGACCAGGGTCACTCTGCGTTGGGGCGAAGAGGCTCCCAAAGCCGATGTCACAGCGGTGAGGGATCTGATGCAGCGACAGTCACGGATTCTTGTGGCATTCACCGGTCCTGTTGAGGTGGCTCCCTTGCCCGGCGCACCTGCGGAGCGGGGAGGGCTGAAGATTGTCCGGCTGAGCCACGCGAAGGCGCCCGCGATGGCCGTGCTGCTGAGCCAGGTGGTGATGGGACCAGGCTTCACGGCCGTGGCCGACGAGCGGACCAATTCCGTCGTTCTGAAATCGCATGATGCGGAATCTCTCGATGCCGCGGAGGCCTTGCTAGCCAAACTCGACGATGCGGGGCCCTCCCCCGGAAAAACGACTGATCTGATGGCGATGGGAATGGGGATGGGGTCTGAGGGGGACATGTCAATGGGCATGGGGGCCCCTCCCAGGAAGGCGGTCTCTCAACTCCAGAAGGAATACGCCGACCGGGAGGCGGCGGCGGCGAAGCTGGCAAATGAACTTCGGGGTCTGCAGGCCTCGTCCGAAAGGGGCCAACCGGCCGAGGTCCGCGAGCTTTCGAGCGATGAGTTTTACGCGCAGGCCGGGAGTTCGCTTGAGGGCTTCATTGAAAAACTGCATCAGACAAAGCTGGGACGGAAGCCCAGGCAGGAGGAACAGGCCTACTGGCAGGGGGTGTTGACGACGAATGGATACGACCGCGTGGGGCTGGTGCGGCAGTTCCTCGACTCCGTCGCACCTGGCAAGCTCGACGCCGAAGCCGGGAAGGGGGATCCGAAGCAGGCCGCTTTGCGCAAGCAGTTGAAAGACGCTGTCAAGAAGTCCTTCGAGGCCCGGCAGGCGATGCTGGCCGCGGAGTTGGAGGCGATGCAGGCGAAGCTCGCCGTGACCCGGCAGTCACTCGAAGCGCGGAACCGGATCTCTGGAGAGATCGTCGCCCGGCGGGTAGAGGACCTGCTGAATCCCGCACTCAAGTGGGATGAACCTCAACCGGCCAGCGAATCGTATGCGGCGTCGCCGCAGCCTGCGGTTTCGGGGCCGGGCAGACTGCCCGTTGATCCGAACGCTCCGACGGGCGTCCGAAAGCTGCCGTCTTTGGCGACGTCCGGGCCGCAGTCCAGGGGCCCCGCCGGTCGATCGGATGCGAGTTTACAACCGGCCGCCGCGCTTCCTTACCCCCCGGCGGCGTCGGAAGCCATTCCGACTCCGCGACTGACCGGGATCTGGGAATCGCACGTCGAAGGAATGGGGATGATGGGCGGCATGGGCGGCATCCCGCCTTACCGCGGGGCGGGGATGTCAATGATGCTGGCGGGAGAGATGTCGGGCGCCCCCCGGCCGCGACTGGTGATCGAAGGCGAGATCGCGGCGCTGTACGAGAAGAACGAACGCCGGCGTCTGTGGAGGATGTCGGTCGGCCGGCCCGGCCAGATCTGGACGCCGATCACCTTCACCCCCCTCGATGAACTGCCGGCCATGCAGGGGAGCTATGCCACGAAAGACCAGGTCCTGACGGTCGTTACTGCCACCGATGAGGGACCGGAGATTGTGAGTTACCACCGCTCCATTGCAGCGGTCCCTCCCGACTGGGCGAAACAGATGCAGGCGGACGCTGGTGACAAACTGCGGGCTGCCGAGGATCAGTTTCACCCTGCCGCGCGCATCGATCTTTCAAATGCTGCTTCGGCAGGCGGACAAGACGTTCTTTCGAAGGTGGCGGGACTTTGGACGAAGCTCGGCAATCTGGGCACGGATCCCGCCGGCATGGGCATGGGAGGAAATCCAGAACTCGGAAATGCGCCGCAGGAATACCTGGTGATCCACGCGCATGGCGCCGCGGTGTACGAGAAGAATCAACGGAAGCAGTTGTGGACGATCTCAATCGACAATTCAGATGAAACCCAGGCGCGGCTGACCTTCCGACCGGTGGGCGGGGGCGTCGGCATGCAGGGGACATATGCATTGAAGGGGGGGGCATTGTCAGTCGTCAGCGTCGGCGAGGAAGGGCCGAAGATCGTCCAGTACCGGCGCATCCTGCCCGTGACTCCGCCGGAGTGGGCGGCGGAGATTTCGAAGTTATTGCCGAATCGCAACCTTGATCTTCTGCGAGGCGTCTCCTCCGGCGAAATGCGGCCAGGCTTTACACCCGCAGAGCGAGACGCGAAGCCACGGGCCGCGTCTGGCCAAACCACGCCTTCGGACCAGTTCCTCCGCGACGATGTGCAGTACTTCCCGCCTGCACCGTTGCAGAGGACGGCGCCAAAAGAGGATGCGGTTTCCGATGAGTTCCGACAGCGAAATCCGGGGCCGCGCGCAGAGCGGCAGCCATCCGATTACCTCGAACTGCTCGACCGGCATCACGCAGCGCTTGCGGACTACGACAAGCAGCTTCAGAACGTGGGCAACGATCACCCGCAGACTCAACAGGCCCAAGGCGGGAAAGCACGCACCCTGCGTTCGATCGATGTGATCGAGATCGAATTCGAGGCGGAGCTGGATGCGGCGGCCGGAGAAGTCGAAGTGAAACAGGTCGAGCTCAAGGCCGCAAAGGCATCGCTCGATCGCGAGCGGAAGCTCTTTGAATCGAACGCGACAACGCAGACGAAAGTCCGGCAGCAGGAGTCGGCTGCAAGGCTGGCGGAAGCGCGCCTGAAGGCGGCGGAGACACGGCTGCGTTTGTTCCTGTCGACGAGGGAGAAACTGTTCCCTGACAAGCCCGATGGGCCGATTGCTCCGACGGATCCGGGGACGTCGCCGCCGGTTCCGCCCGCAGCCGCTCCTCAACCCGTCCCGGCACAGCCAGGTCCGGCGCCGGCAGCCCCTGCGGCCTCTCCGTCAGCACCGAAAACACCGGCGCCGATGGCTCCCTCGACGATTCCGGGGCCCAATGCCTGA
- a CDS encoding DUF1501 domain-containing protein: MRHCNYACQSREHLIARRTFLGAATGAVVGGLGVFAGRSQAAQLASEQKRVVVFNMHGGLSQLESWDPKPGTDTGGPFLSIPTSVPGVHFSELLPETAKIAHHLCVARGVNTKEDDHGKGAYYVLTGHRQQPAQSYPQLGAVVAKAIAPEENPLPGHVVITPGGGGSRGSDSAYLGPKYASISLGNGNPPSYLKRPAAVSDVSEQARHDFRRKVNERFLSRRRTAITDAYTNSYEQALKLMQKADTFDVTQEPAADLERYGKHDLGRHTLLARRLLEKGVTFVQVTHSNYDTHNENFNFHLEQVGEFDRPFAALVTDLAARGMLDSTLIVVLSEFGRTPNVNLYYGRDHWSAAWSIAMAGAKLPRGAAYGKTNDRGTEVVDGQCDAAELFHTYLAAVGVDSNGSFDLEGREFPIADPAVKPIKALVG; encoded by the coding sequence ATGCGTCACTGCAACTATGCCTGCCAGTCGCGGGAGCACCTCATTGCCCGTCGCACGTTTCTCGGCGCCGCGACCGGCGCTGTGGTCGGCGGTCTCGGGGTCTTCGCGGGACGTTCCCAGGCCGCGCAGCTCGCGAGCGAGCAGAAGCGGGTTGTCGTATTCAACATGCACGGGGGGCTGAGCCAGCTGGAAAGCTGGGACCCGAAGCCCGGCACGGATACCGGCGGCCCTTTCCTGTCGATCCCGACGTCCGTGCCTGGCGTGCATTTCAGCGAACTGCTGCCGGAAACGGCCAAGATCGCACACCATCTGTGCGTCGCCCGCGGTGTGAACACGAAGGAGGACGACCACGGCAAAGGGGCGTACTACGTCCTGACCGGCCATCGCCAGCAGCCGGCCCAGTCGTATCCGCAGCTTGGGGCGGTCGTGGCCAAGGCCATCGCGCCGGAAGAGAATCCGCTGCCGGGACATGTCGTCATCACTCCGGGCGGCGGCGGATCACGCGGCAGCGACTCCGCGTACCTTGGCCCGAAGTATGCGAGCATCAGCCTCGGCAACGGGAATCCGCCGTCGTATCTCAAACGGCCGGCGGCCGTCAGCGACGTCTCTGAGCAGGCGCGGCACGATTTCCGCCGCAAGGTGAACGAGCGGTTCCTGTCGCGTCGCCGCACGGCCATCACGGATGCGTACACGAACAGCTACGAGCAGGCCCTCAAGCTGATGCAGAAGGCTGACACCTTCGACGTGACGCAGGAACCGGCGGCCGACCTGGAGCGGTACGGCAAGCACGACCTGGGGCGGCACACCCTGCTCGCCCGCCGGCTGCTCGAGAAGGGAGTCACGTTCGTCCAGGTGACTCACTCCAACTACGACACCCACAACGAGAACTTCAACTTCCACCTCGAGCAGGTCGGTGAATTCGACCGCCCATTCGCGGCCCTGGTCACGGACCTCGCCGCGCGGGGCATGCTCGACAGCACGCTGATCGTCGTTCTCTCCGAGTTTGGACGCACTCCGAACGTGAACCTCTACTATGGCCGCGACCACTGGTCCGCGGCCTGGTCGATCGCGATGGCCGGCGCCAAGCTGCCCCGGGGCGCGGCCTACGGAAAGACGAACGACCGCGGAACGGAAGTGGTCGACGGCCAGTGCGACGCAGCCGAGCTGTTCCACACCTACCTGGCCGCCGTCGGCGTCGACTCCAACGGCAGCTTCGACCTTGAAGGCCGCGAGTTCCCGATCGCCGACCCGGCGGTGAAGCCGATCAAGGCGCTCGTCGGCTGA
- a CDS encoding nucleotidyltransferase family protein produces the protein MATTDYGSVSWERMIGAVEKVRQRLLRATAALEQAGVPYAVIGGNAVAAWVSTIDEAAVRNTADVDLLLNRADLPAAIVALESAGFFHRHAADVTMFLDGPEGKFRDAVHVIFANEKVRQEYSATAPSIDERIRDKSFDLVSLDALVRMKLTSFRDKDRTHLRDMLEVGLIDSSWISHLSPELGGRLQELIDTPDG, from the coding sequence ATGGCGACAACCGACTACGGTTCCGTTTCGTGGGAAAGGATGATCGGGGCTGTGGAAAAAGTCAGACAGAGATTGCTGCGGGCGACTGCAGCGCTGGAACAGGCCGGCGTTCCTTACGCGGTGATCGGCGGTAACGCCGTCGCCGCATGGGTCTCGACGATCGATGAAGCTGCCGTCCGAAACACCGCAGATGTCGACCTGCTTCTGAATCGCGCAGACCTTCCTGCTGCGATCGTTGCTCTCGAGTCGGCCGGTTTTTTCCATCGCCACGCGGCGGACGTGACCATGTTCCTCGATGGTCCGGAAGGAAAGTTCCGCGACGCAGTCCATGTCATCTTCGCGAATGAGAAAGTCCGCCAGGAATATTCCGCGACGGCCCCCTCGATCGACGAACGCATCCGCGACAAAAGCTTCGATCTCGTGTCTCTGGACGCGCTTGTGCGGATGAAACTGACTTCGTTTCGCGATAAGGACCGCACTCATCTGCGGGACATGCTGGAGGTCGGATTGATCGATTCATCCTGGATCTCACATCTGTCGCCGGAACTCGGCGGCCGACTTCAAGAACTGATCGACACTCCGGACGGCTGA
- a CDS encoding DUF1549 domain-containing protein: MMPWSALRSFALFACLFGAATASAQEPLRVEIDRIVAAGSVGVPAPLASDSEFLRRISIDLIGMPPTFEELEAFLNDASPNKREVVIDRLLASPHFTRNIATFFDVMLMERRVAKEVGADDWSAFLLKSFQENKPYNVLVREMLTASSEDPATRTAARFFLDRGGEPNAVTRDVGRILFGVDMQCAQCHDHPLISDYRQTDYHGLLAFFGASSNLDVMEGAALKGYYVEKAHSDVVFESVFVKGVKHVVSPQLPGEAEITEPVVYPGDEYHPLAAGAKAPVPKYSRRQKFAELATNGQNRMFNENIANRLWAYMLGRGLVSPPDLRHAGNPPTHPELLRVLGERFAAMNFSIPAFLREIALSHVYQRAIDRPADVAAAAETAVAAMAVLLAEQEQLKPRIDSARQAEETSLKEWNDAQAAVLPALAERDAAVAKSQEVVKKLDAAKKALADAKAAADAKNGIATTVGEAAAKATEVTQKLPMDTELAAAAAKFNERLTTLKAEVEALNKATAEKEAAVAPVTEELTGSRSVIDAAVAKLNPLRDACRAKHDHWAASKTQMESLEISLNRVEQKLVAAKALVEAKTQQAQVAEVEKSLADSRALADASMAKMAEMSNSLPAVDAAYQQAIRDLAMTSETIATSKATIAKLQDSTIALDAVIASSKTALEKLPADAALTEALTTLSKRKTELDAAAVEQQKALEAAIAAEKVAVEKRTAAQGDFEQAIAERGRRVEAAEAARLAAEHAAQKAAEAKAAFDVVLASLTAGWSNDGLVATLKPLTPEQLCASVFRVTGIYENYKAVEVAELEKAAPMTDADKQDAAKQLARQRDLEQRVHDKLLKPHRSLYVNLYGAAAGAPQDDFFASADQALFTANADAMIAWSGQQGNNVTKRMLDEPDTKKAARILYETVLCRPPSDEEMADVEKYLTSRPADQKPVAAQELVWSLIASVEFRMNH; encoded by the coding sequence ATGATGCCTTGGTCCGCACTCAGATCGTTTGCATTGTTCGCCTGTCTTTTCGGGGCCGCAACAGCCTCGGCACAGGAACCGCTGCGTGTCGAAATCGACCGCATCGTCGCTGCTGGCTCCGTGGGCGTTCCAGCGCCACTCGCCAGCGACAGCGAGTTTCTCCGCCGGATCTCGATCGACCTCATCGGGATGCCGCCGACGTTTGAGGAACTCGAAGCCTTTCTGAACGACGCTTCGCCGAACAAGCGCGAAGTTGTGATCGACCGCCTGCTGGCGTCGCCCCACTTTACCCGAAACATCGCGACGTTTTTCGACGTGATGCTGATGGAACGACGGGTCGCAAAGGAAGTCGGCGCGGACGACTGGAGCGCCTTTCTGCTGAAGTCGTTCCAGGAAAACAAGCCGTACAACGTACTTGTGCGCGAGATGCTCACGGCCAGCAGCGAAGATCCCGCGACCCGAACGGCCGCCCGATTCTTCCTGGACCGGGGGGGCGAACCGAATGCCGTGACCCGCGATGTGGGCCGGATCTTATTCGGCGTCGACATGCAGTGCGCGCAATGTCATGACCACCCGCTCATCAGTGACTACCGGCAGACTGACTACCACGGCCTGCTCGCGTTCTTCGGCGCCAGCAGCAACCTGGATGTCATGGAGGGGGCGGCACTCAAGGGGTACTACGTCGAGAAGGCCCACTCCGACGTGGTGTTTGAATCGGTGTTCGTGAAGGGGGTCAAGCACGTCGTCTCCCCGCAACTGCCGGGCGAGGCGGAGATCACCGAGCCGGTGGTGTACCCGGGGGACGAATACCATCCCCTGGCGGCCGGAGCGAAAGCGCCAGTTCCGAAGTACAGCCGGCGGCAGAAGTTCGCCGAGCTGGCGACGAACGGTCAGAACCGGATGTTCAACGAGAATATCGCCAACCGCCTGTGGGCCTACATGCTCGGGCGAGGTCTCGTCTCTCCGCCGGACCTGCGACATGCCGGAAATCCGCCGACGCATCCGGAGCTGTTGCGGGTGCTGGGCGAGCGGTTTGCGGCGATGAATTTCAGCATTCCCGCATTTCTCCGGGAGATCGCGCTCAGCCATGTGTATCAGCGGGCGATCGACCGGCCTGCGGATGTCGCCGCGGCCGCGGAGACGGCCGTCGCCGCGATGGCCGTGCTGCTGGCCGAGCAGGAACAGCTGAAGCCAAGGATCGACAGTGCGCGGCAGGCCGAAGAAACGTCACTGAAGGAATGGAACGACGCCCAGGCGGCTGTCTTGCCTGCCCTGGCGGAGCGTGATGCGGCGGTCGCGAAGTCACAGGAAGTGGTCAAGAAACTCGACGCCGCAAAGAAAGCGCTGGCCGACGCAAAGGCCGCGGCCGATGCGAAGAACGGCATCGCGACGACCGTCGGGGAAGCCGCCGCCAAGGCGACGGAAGTGACCCAGAAGCTGCCGATGGACACAGAGCTGGCCGCCGCGGCGGCCAAGTTCAACGAGCGACTGACGACGCTCAAAGCGGAAGTGGAAGCGTTGAACAAGGCGACTGCCGAGAAGGAAGCGGCGGTCGCGCCGGTGACGGAGGAACTGACCGGTTCGCGATCCGTGATTGATGCGGCGGTCGCGAAGCTGAACCCGTTGCGGGACGCGTGCCGCGCGAAGCATGATCACTGGGCCGCGTCAAAAACGCAGATGGAGTCGCTGGAGATTTCCCTGAATCGTGTCGAGCAGAAGCTGGTCGCCGCGAAGGCCCTGGTCGAAGCGAAGACACAGCAGGCGCAGGTTGCTGAAGTCGAGAAATCGCTGGCCGACTCGCGGGCTCTGGCCGATGCATCGATGGCGAAGATGGCCGAGATGAGCAATTCACTTCCGGCCGTTGACGCGGCGTACCAGCAGGCAATTCGCGACCTGGCGATGACCTCGGAAACCATCGCAACGTCGAAGGCGACGATTGCGAAGCTGCAGGATTCGACGATCGCACTGGATGCTGTCATCGCGTCTTCAAAAACGGCGCTGGAGAAGCTGCCGGCCGATGCGGCGTTGACGGAGGCGCTGACGACACTGTCGAAACGGAAGACGGAACTCGACGCGGCGGCCGTCGAACAACAGAAGGCACTCGAGGCCGCGATCGCTGCGGAGAAGGTCGCAGTCGAGAAGCGAACCGCGGCACAGGGCGACTTTGAACAGGCGATCGCGGAGCGCGGCCGCCGGGTCGAAGCGGCGGAGGCAGCCCGGCTGGCGGCCGAACACGCCGCGCAGAAAGCCGCCGAAGCAAAGGCGGCGTTCGACGTGGTGCTGGCTTCGCTGACGGCGGGCTGGTCGAACGACGGACTGGTGGCCACGCTCAAGCCGCTCACCCCTGAACAGCTCTGTGCCAGCGTGTTCCGGGTGACGGGGATCTACGAGAACTACAAGGCAGTCGAGGTCGCGGAACTGGAAAAGGCGGCGCCGATGACCGACGCCGACAAGCAGGACGCCGCAAAGCAGCTGGCTCGCCAGCGCGACCTCGAGCAGCGGGTGCATGACAAGCTGCTGAAGCCGCATCGTTCGCTGTACGTCAACCTGTACGGCGCCGCTGCGGGAGCCCCCCAGGACGACTTCTTCGCCTCGGCGGACCAGGCGCTGTTCACCGCCAATGCCGACGCAATGATCGCGTGGTCGGGTCAGCAGGGGAACAACGTCACGAAGCGAATGCTGGACGAGCCCGACACCAAGAAGGCCGCCCGCATTCTGTATGAAACCGTTCTCTGCCGTCCGCCCAGCGACGAAGAGATGGCCGACGTGGAGAAGTACCTGACGTCCCGCCCGGCCGACCAGAAGCCGGTGGCGGCCCAGGAACTTGTCTGGAGCCTGATTGCGAGCGTTGAGTTTCGGATGAACCACTGA
- a CDS encoding glutamine amidotransferase: MPPETKPRVEVLYCGDTSLDTAASYLAGLLANAGIKFHYVPSDKPVEENLVNGSWSLVIVSDYPSPRFSRELQNVVVSRVEKGAGLLMIGGWESFHGLGGDWDGTPIGDLLPVVIGNKDDRWNCDRPLIVKQQAAHPIVDALPFQSRPPLIGGLNRIQVKPGDTQLLSAEQFQLEWNGDTPQLKPSASYPLLVVGKRGQGRVATFSSDVAPHWVGPLVDWGDARVTATAPGAPGIEVGDLYTEFFTRLVLWTAGRP; this comes from the coding sequence ATGCCCCCCGAGACCAAACCCCGTGTTGAGGTCCTCTATTGCGGAGATACCTCGCTCGACACCGCCGCCAGCTACCTCGCCGGACTCCTGGCCAACGCCGGAATCAAATTTCACTACGTCCCCAGCGACAAGCCGGTGGAGGAAAACCTCGTGAACGGCTCCTGGTCGCTGGTGATCGTCAGCGACTATCCCTCCCCACGCTTTTCCCGCGAGCTGCAGAACGTCGTCGTCTCGCGCGTCGAGAAGGGGGCCGGCCTGCTGATGATCGGCGGATGGGAGTCGTTCCACGGGCTCGGCGGCGACTGGGACGGAACTCCGATTGGCGACCTGCTTCCGGTCGTCATCGGGAACAAGGACGACCGCTGGAACTGCGATCGCCCCTTGATCGTCAAGCAGCAGGCCGCACATCCCATCGTGGATGCACTTCCGTTCCAGAGTCGACCGCCGCTGATCGGCGGACTGAATCGCATCCAGGTGAAGCCCGGCGATACCCAGCTTCTTTCGGCCGAGCAGTTCCAGCTCGAATGGAACGGTGACACGCCGCAGCTGAAACCGTCCGCGTCGTATCCGCTGCTGGTCGTCGGCAAGCGGGGGCAGGGGCGTGTGGCCACGTTCTCCAGCGATGTCGCTCCCCACTGGGTTGGTCCGCTCGTCGACTGGGGCGATGCCCGTGTCACCGCGACCGCTCCCGGCGCTCCCGGAATCGAAGTCGGTGACCTCTACACCGAGTTCTTCACCCGCCTCGTGTTGTGGACTGCCGGCCGGCCTTGA
- a CDS encoding beta-propeller domain-containing protein, with amino-acid sequence MRSLLAFALCLTLCGQNAAADAPVSHRVLGADKGRLAIVEPDGKVSWEHPCKGTPHDLTLLESSNVLFINADREVLEVSPAGDIVWQYKPQPTGADVKKIEVHAAQRLADGNTLVAETGNRRLVEVDSKGNVVKSIPLTIDKPHPHRDTRMARKLPNGHYLVCHEGDSKVREYDPAGKVVWTYTLDLAGRPEAPGHGVEGHGTAVYGALRLASGNTLIACGNGNRVIEVDPTGKTVWSIEQNELPGIQLAWVTTLHALPNGNVIFGNCHAGEANPQVIEVNRDKKVVWTLRNFETFGNSLAAVHIVDAKDAIR; translated from the coding sequence ATGCGCTCCCTCCTCGCTTTTGCTTTGTGTTTGACACTCTGTGGTCAGAATGCCGCTGCGGACGCCCCGGTCTCCCATCGCGTTCTTGGCGCCGACAAAGGGCGCCTCGCCATTGTCGAGCCCGATGGAAAAGTCTCCTGGGAACATCCCTGCAAAGGGACGCCGCATGACCTGACGCTGCTCGAGAGCAGCAACGTGCTGTTCATCAACGCCGATCGCGAAGTCCTCGAGGTCTCGCCGGCCGGGGACATCGTGTGGCAGTACAAGCCGCAGCCGACAGGCGCGGACGTCAAGAAGATTGAAGTGCATGCCGCCCAGCGACTGGCTGATGGAAATACGCTTGTCGCGGAGACCGGGAACCGCCGGCTCGTCGAAGTCGACTCGAAGGGGAATGTCGTGAAGTCGATTCCGCTGACAATCGACAAGCCGCACCCGCACCGCGACACGCGGATGGCCCGCAAGCTTCCGAATGGCCACTACCTCGTCTGCCATGAAGGGGACAGCAAGGTCCGTGAGTACGATCCGGCCGGCAAGGTCGTCTGGACATACACGCTCGATCTCGCCGGTCGCCCGGAAGCGCCCGGCCACGGCGTCGAAGGGCATGGCACGGCCGTTTACGGCGCCCTGCGACTCGCCAGCGGCAATACGCTGATCGCCTGCGGAAACGGCAACCGGGTCATCGAGGTCGACCCGACGGGAAAGACCGTCTGGTCGATCGAGCAGAACGAACTCCCTGGCATCCAGCTCGCCTGGGTGACGACGCTCCACGCCCTGCCGAATGGCAACGTCATCTTTGGCAACTGCCACGCTGGCGAGGCGAACCCGCAGGTGATTGAAGTGAACCGCGACAAGAAGGTCGTCTGGACGCTCAGGAACTTCGAGACGTTTGGCAACTCGCTCGCAGCCGTTCATATCGTGGATGCGAAGGATGCGATTCGGTGA